cagtgtgttggcagcagccactcagtgttagtggtggctgtttaacagtctgatggccttgagatagaagctgtttttcagtctctcggtcccacctttgatgcacctgtactgacctcgccttctggattatagcggggtgaacaggcagtggctcgggtggtgtaggtgtcctggagggcaggtagtttgcccccggtgatgcattgtgcagacctcactaccctctggagagccttacagttgtgggcggagcagttgccgtaccaggcggtgatacagcccgccaggatgctctcgattgtgcatctgtagaagtttgtgagtgcttttggtgacaagccaaatttcttcagcctcctgaggttgaagaggcgctgctgcgccttcttcacgatgctgtctgtgtgaggagaccaattcagtttgtctgtgatgtgtatgccgaggaacttaaaacttactaccctctccactactgttccatcgatgtggataggggggtgttccctctgctgtttcctgaaatccacaatcatctccttagttttgttgacgttgagtgtgaggttattttcctgacaccacactccgagggccctcacctcctccctgtaggccgtctcgtcgttgttggtaatcaagcctaccactgttgtgtcgtccgcaaacttgatgattgagttggaggcgtgcgtggccacgcagtcgtgggtgaacagggagtacaggagagggctcagaacgcacccttgtggggccccagtgttgaggatcagcggggtggagatgttgttgcctaccctcaccacctgggggcggcccgtcaggaagtccagtacccagttgcacagggcggggtcgagacccagggtctcgagcttgaggacgagcttggagggtactatggtgttgaatggcgagctgtagtcgatgaacagcattctcacataggtatttctcttgtccagatgggttagggcagtgtgcagtgtggttgagattgcatcgtctgtggacctatttgggcggtaagcaaattggagtgggtctagggtgtcaggtagggtggaggtgatatggtccttgactagtctctcaaagcacttcatgatgacggaagtgagtgctacggggcggtagtcgtttagctcagttaccttagctttcttgggaacaggaacaatggtggccctcttgaagcatgtggggacagcagactggtatagggattgattgaatatgtctgtaaacacaccggccagctggtctgcgcatgctctgagggcgcggctggggatgccgtctgggcctgcagccttgcgagggttaacacgtttaaatgtcttactcacctcggctgcagtgaaggagagtccgcatgtttttgttgcaggccgtgtcagtggcactgtattgtcctcaaagcgggcaaaaaagttatttagtctgcctgggagcaagacatcctggtccgtgactgggctggttttcttcttgtagtccgtgattgactgtagaccctgccacataccacttgtgtctgagccgttgaattgagattctactttgtctctatactgacgcttagcttctTTGATatccttgcggagggaatagctgcactgtttgtattcggtcatgttaccagacaccttgccctgattaaaagcagtggttcgcgctttcagtttcacacgaatgctgccatcaatccacggtttctggttagggaatgttttaatcggtgctatgggaacgacatcttcaacgcacgttctaatgaactcgcacaccgaatcagcgtattcctcaatgttgttatctgacgcaatacgaaacatatcccagtccacgtgatggaagcagtcttggagtgtggagtcagcttggtcggaccagcgttggacagacctcagcgtgggagcctcttgttttagtttctgtctgtaggcagggatcaactaaatggagtcgtggtcagcttttctgaaaggagggcggggcagggccttataagcgtcgcggaagttagagtaacaatgatccaaggtttttccacccctggttgcgcaatcgatatgctgataaaatttagggagtcttgttttcagattagccttgttaaaatccctagCTACAATGAAtacagcctccggataaatgaattccagtttgcaaagagtcaaaaaACACGAAATTctcttacgttgatgacttttgcaaatccaatcagttttccacgttgattcaatgtcatcccATAAAATTTGGGGGTTAAAATAGACTAGACTGTATAGACTTGTCTAACCTTTAACCTATATCATGGCTGGATTTTCATATTGGTGGAAATTACATCAATCTTTTCTAAAGGCAAAAGTAGAGTCTGGTTTTAAATATTTATTAagaaaagacacacacaaaccttAAATGCTGGAGGGCTTGGCTCATGAATTCATAGGTTTTACATGTCTTACCCTTACCCATGTCTTACCCTTACCCATTTCTTACCCTTACCCATTTTTACCCTTACCCATTTCTTACCCTTACCCATGTCTTACCCTTACCCATGTCTTACCCTTACCCATTTCTTACCCTTACCCATTTCTTACCCTTACCCATGTCTTACCCTTACCCATTTCTTACCCTTACCCATGTCTTACCCTTACCCATTTCTTACCCTTACCCATGTCTTACCCTTACCCATGTCTTACCCTTATGTCTTACCCTTACCCATTTCTTACCCTTACCCAGATCTCCAAATACAAATACACTGCAGGTGTCAGGTATATTCCTGGCAGCAAAATGcataccccatctctctctctctctctgtcatcccgccctctcttcctgtcccccccccctctcttctctctctagaccAGGAGATATTGCGTCGTCTGGAGAAAGACAAGATCCTGGTGTTCACTCCGTCTCGTCGGGTCCAGGGCCGCCGAGTGGTCTGCTACGACGACCGCTTCATCGTCAAGCTGGCCTACGAGTCCGACGGCATCATCGTCTCTAACGACAACTACCGGGACCTGGCCAATGAGAAGACAGAGTGGAAGAAGTTCATTGACGAGCGGCTGCTCATGTACTCATTCGTCAATGACAAGTAAGGTCCCACCAAGCCTATAACTATTAGTGTCTGGAGTTGTTTTTCCTGGGGATTGATATGTGGATGTTGAGTGGTTATCTGACCGTGTGTCTGGTATGTGGTTGTGTGTCCAGGTTCATGCCTCCTGATGATCCTCTGGGTCGCCATGGTCCCAGTCTGGAGAACTTCCTGAGGAAGAGACCAGTGATCCCAGAACACAGGAAGCAGCCCTGCCCCTATGGTAACACCTAGCCATCCTCTTATACATTATTCATCCAGCCTCCTCTGGCTTGTCTCATGATTGAGAGTTAACCACCCTGTATTCTCTAAAGGGAAGAAGTGCACTTACGGCCACAAGTGTAAATTCTACCACCCTGAGAGAGGCAGTCAGCCCCAGCGCTCTGTGGCCGACGAGCTGCGTGCCAGTGCCAagaactcctcttcctcctccacctcttcctccaagAGCCTGGGCTCTGCTCCGCTGGTGAAGAGCCACAGCATGTCCAGCAGCTCCAGTGCAGACAGGCTCCCAGAACCCCACCGAGCCGCCCCAAAGAGGCGGTCGGACCCCGGCCTGTGCACCCCCCCCTATAACGACCTCCTGGAGGAGCGGCTGGGCAGGAGGACCAAATCAGAGGCCCACAgaggtagtagcagcagcagtagcagcagctgtaGCAACAGCCTCGTGGTTCCTGCCTCTGGGGGTCCTCCTTCCAGCCAAGGCTTCTCTCTGCAGGATTGGAGGGACCACAACGCAGGGAGGAACGGCTCCTGCAGAGCTCCAGGGCTGTTGGAGCTTGGTCACTCTGAGTCATATCCCACCTGTGAGTCCCCAAAGCTGGGCTACAACTCCCTAATGAGGGCGTACTCCAGCCTAAACCTGGTGGTGCCACTGATACCCGAGCGGCTGTTCCCAACTGACCTACGGACAGGCTTGCTGGCATCTGACTGCAGCAGCGAGGGCAGCATGAGCTCTGACTCCTTCTCCCCTGACCCCCTATTGGAGGATGGCCTCAAATGCCACCACCCCCATCACCACCACTGCTCCAGCCGCTACCCACACCACACCAACCACCCGCCCCCTGGTCTGACACTGCACCCACATGGAGGCTCCCACCATAGCTACCCCCTATATCAGAGCATGGGGAGGACACAGGTTTTCAGCTTGGAGgatcatccctcctcccttcaccACTTCAAGGCCCATCTCACCTACCTTCCTCCCCATCTTAAGCATCCAACTGTGGGGAGCAGCTCTGGCTGTTCGGAGGACTACCCTCCCCAACCTCCACCCCAGACCTCCAGCCCCCACTGCTACTCTCACAGCTCAACTCTGGGGCATAACCTGGGGGGCTCCACCTGGCAGGACAACAACAGCCTCCAGAACTCCCGGCTTTACGAGCACTCCCCTGTCCGCCCACGGAGGACCTACCCTGGGATGGGACAGGAGCAGCGGCTGGCCAGCTGGGACTCCCACTACCAGCAGCTCCTCCAGCCCTGCTATGAGGCCTTCAACTTCCAGTCCCAGCCTGAGGGCCACGAACAACCCTGGCACTCTTCCTGGCCCAGGGGGACACACTCGCCCCATCCTcaacccccttcctcctcccatcctccaccccacccctccatGGACCCCCAGCACCAGGGGGGAAGATGCCAGGATGTGAGGGATAAAGTGTTTGTCAATCTGTGTAACATCTTTCCTCCAGAGCTGGTGAAGGTGGTGATGGAGAGGAACCCCCACGTGATGGACGCCCAGCAGCTGGCTGCAGCCATCCTGGCTGAGAAGTCCCAGGCTCGCTACTGAGTACTGACACTACTGTAGTAGAGGAAAGAGGTGACGTGCCCAACTCTATAGTCCTCCCAAAACATCTACGATACAGGGGGAGATTTTTTAAACTATATTTTTTAAGGAGAATCCGAGCTACCTTATTGTTGTCCGTTACTGTTGTGCGGGATGAGACCACCTCAAGCACTTAAGGTCAGGATTGTTTATGGTGTGTGGGTAGGAGTGAACATGTGTGTCAGCATTATTTCAGGAGACTCTTTTGAATGGGATGTGTTgcttaaatgtatttattttgcatGTTTTAAATTATTTGTATTGTCTTTATATTTTGTTATGGCACTTTTCGTTGCTTTTTTTAATCAACATTTTTCCAATCATATCATAAAATCCAGAGGTGTTAACACGGGGGAATTCTGGGATTACAAATCGAAGGTATTGTTTGTTGTCATAAACATGTTACTTTCAAACTAAAAGACAAAGCAAATTCGTAAATCTAAGCTACACTGATTTAGTTGCATCCCTGTCATTTGTTCATTAACGATTCATAAAAGCAGGTGGTGAATTGAATAACGTCGTTGAAATAATTTGATGAACTTCCCCTTTATAGTGAAGAACTCCAGCTGTTAAAGGCCTGGTAAAGTCCATGTGAAAACCCCAGAGCATTGTTTACTCTCGCAGACAGCAGCTAGTTCCTCTCTGGGGAAAGCTCTGAAGCTTACTTCACAGCTTGAGAGATTGCGATATTGATTTTCGCTTtcttttttaaccatttttttgTCCTCTAACAACCATTCTGGACATTGAAATCAGATGGTTCTTAAGGATATGCAAATTAGTGCAGGTGCAGGTGTTTATCTtaacgtttttttttaaatgtatgaatGTGTTAATTTATTAATGTCCCTTTGTCCTTTTTGTTGTGTGAGATTATTTTAGTTGAAGGGGGTTTCTGTTGCTAGGGTTTCATTACAAGAGAAGACATCAGGTGtaaccatccagacagacagacagacagatggtgcTATACTGTAACTGTCTATGTACTTAACTCTGTGGACAAGGTCATTCTCTACCTCCTGGCTTAGAATCCATTGTAAGTTGCCACAATCGCTCAGTGAATAGGAATAGTTAGGCAATGACACCGTGTTGGGAAATGCCTTGCTCACACACAGCAGGGACTACATCTACCCGTTTACAGTCCAAAACACTGGACTTGTGTTTCCAAGGTAACCTGACCACAACAAACTTTAGTGGCCAAGAGAATCCCTCTCCTCGTTGATACAAATTGTATCCTATTAACTTAAACCAGATCATTGTTTTATATGAGAATATGTATACAAAAAGTATTTTGAGATTCATGTGCCGTAATTGGTCACATTTGTTAAtgttctaaaatatattttggaaaaTGTTGTATTGTGTTTTTAAGAATTATTTGGGAAAGAAAAGGCATCAAATGCAACTTCTtccaactactgtactgtgattgGTGATCAACAGACACAGGACAGAAAATATTGGTTGTTTTATTATCATTCGTCTGAAAGTGTGTTTTCTCGTTGGCTGGTCACAATCTAACTCAGGTCACAGTCATGTGAGTGTGACTGTGGGGGTCAGCTTTATGGGGAAGCAGATAATTTTTTCTTCCCCATCAGCCCCTATTGATGGTCATGATCTTTCACTTAACATGTTTTTGTACCGTGGTTCTCAGCTCTCTCAATAAACTAAGCCTATCCCTTCAGAGGATCAGTGGAACACTGCTGACTTGACAAAGACAATACTTCCTCTCTGGAACCAGTTTCTTAACATGACAACAGCCAAAAGGTTcaagtatgtttttttttttttacatataagAAACCATGTCCATTCACACAGTAGTATTACATGGCAAGTCACTGAATAGCAGTGTTCTTTTCTGGTCCCCTGAGTTGGTTGGAATATTAGCTTTGAGCTGAGCGAGCATGTGACATTGTGGCCGAATAAAACCGCCACCCAAGACTTGACGTCTAGCACCTTTCTAAAAAAAGAGCCTTCTCAGTAGCTGCAGGGCactgtgtgccagtgtgtgccagtgtgtgtgccagtgtgtgtgccggtgtgtgccagtgtgtgtgccagtgtgtgtgccgGTGTGTGCCGGTGTGTGCCGGGGTGTGCCAGTGTGTGCcggtgtgtgccagtgtgtgtgccagtgtgtgtgccggtgtgtgccagtgtgtgccagtgtgtgtgccggtgtgtgccagtgtgtgtgccggtgtgtgccagtgtgtgccgGTGTGTGTGCcggtgtgtgccagtgtgtgtgccggtgtgtgccagtgtgtgtgccgGTGTGTGTGCCGGGGTGTGCCAGTGTGTGCCGGTGTGTGCCggggtgtgccagtgtgtgtgccagtgtgtgtgcaggtgtgtgccggggtgtgccagtgtgtgccggtgtgtgccagtgtgtgtgccaGTGGGTGCCagcgtgtgtgccagtgtgtgccagtgtgtgccagtgtgtgccggggtgtgccagtgtgtgccggggtgtgccagtgtgtgccagtgtgtgccgGGGTGTGCAGTGTGTGCTGGGGTGTGGGCAGAGTAGTAAATGCCTCTACTTTTTCAAACACATCCGATGATAGTCTGAACCATGTTCAGTTAAACATTTTTCCATGTCCTGATTTTTTAAAGAGGTGATATTGGAATTATATGTGATGTATTTTTTAATCAGCATTAAGACGTTTTAGGGAAATTGTTTGGGTGGTTTTCCTCACCGTCTCTGGATATAGGCTGTACGGGACCGTTCACCTTTTGTATAATGAATCACCGTTTGATGGCGTGAGGTTCAGTTTGAAGACAGTGTATGTACATGTGCTGGGTTGAATCTCTTCCACCATGGCCATTTTTTGGTCATTTTGGAATCTGGATAGTAATTGGTTTTATGTCATTGGTCTGACTGGTTGACTTCTAATTCTATTTGACTGCTAACTGTTTCATTTCGCCGGTCTGCATCCAGGGCCTAAAATTCAAGCAAAACAAATAGATATGTGTCAAACTTTCCAAAGTCAAGTATAATTTATTTTCATATTCATCACTGCTGTGCTTTAAATCCAACCATTTGTGCTACAATAAAACTGTTAAATATAATAAATGTCTTAAAAatgattgtttaaaaaaaaaagatccaCAAAAATAAGGTTGGGATTCGGGTATTCTGTCAGGGACCAAAGCAATTGGCAAAATAATTGAGAGTTAACTTATGTTTCTGAATTATGATGCTGCTTTCTTCACAGGTCAACATGGGTCATTTCAAGCCAAAATAGAATCTGGGGAATGGAGAACAAGAACTGTGGCctgatgtgatgttgatgttttGCCTTGgtgactgtactgtatgtgaatggGAGAACACATGTTGCAACAATGAGCTTTAGGTACTGGAATCCCAGAGCATGTGACTCTCTATGACACTCTGGCCTGTAGCAGACTACATGCCAATTCAGGGAACTGTGGCCAAGTGGTACATGTTGACTCCTTCATGTTAAGATGAATAATAAGAGCAATAAAGACCTATTCAAGCTTTCAGATGATGACAATGTGTCTTCTTTCTTGGGGATGGGATGGGTGTGCTGCCAAAATGGTGCTCAGGTTCATTAAGATAGGATGTTGATGAGGCAAGTGTGTATCATGTGAATACGATAGTCAATGATCTAGGGTGTCAGATAAGTGTATTGTAGCCTACAGTGATTGGGTTGACAGGGAAATAGGCATTAACTAAGGAATTTAAATAACACTTAAGAAGCCTGTCATGTCAACATCATTGTTTTGATAACAGTGCTAGGCTTTACTGTAACTTTAAATGTCAAATCGAACCGGCCTAACTCAAATATTTTTTCTTTCTTCCCCCCATAAACATTGTCATACTGAAAAGAATGTCAGAAGATGATGTGcacgtacagtgccttcggaagtaCTCAGGccactttactttttccacattttgttacagccttattataaaacacacaataccccataatgacaaagcgaaaacaggtttttagaaaatgtagaaaatgtataaaaaatgaaataccttacagtaccagtcaaaaggttggacacctactcattcaagggtttttctttattttcactatgctctacattgtagaataatagtgaagatatcaaaactatgaaataacatacggAATCCTGTAGATAgcaaacaaagtgttaaacaattcaaaatatattttatatttgagattcttcaaagtagccaccctttgccttgacagctgtgcactcttggcattctctcaaccagcttcatgaggtagtcccctggaatacatttcaattaacagatgtgccttgttaaaagttcatttgtggaatttctttccttcttaatgcatttgagccaatcagttgtgttgtgacacggtaggagtggtacacagaagatagtcttatttggtaaaagaccaagtccatattatggcaagaacagctcaaacaagcaaagagaaacaacagtccatcattactttaagacattaaggtcagtcaattcagaacatttcaagaactttgaaagtttcttcaagggaAGTCGTAAAAACCATCCAGATCTATGttgaactggctctcatgaggaccaccacaggaatggaagatacagagttaccactgctgcagaggataagtccagtagagttatcagcctcagaaattgcagcccaaataaaatgcttcagagttcaagtaacagacacagctcaatatcaactgttcagaggagactgcataaaTCAGGCTTTCattgtcgaattgctgcaaagaaaccactactaaatgacaccaataataataagaaacttgcttgggccaagaaacacgagcaaatgggcattagaccggtggaaatttgtcctttggtctgatgagtccaaatgtaagatttttggttccaactgccgtatctttgtgagaggcagagtaggtgaatggatgatctttgCATCTGCAGttaccaccgtgaagcatggaggaggaggtgttatggtgtgggggtgctttgctggtgacactgtcagtgatttatttagaattcaaggcacacttaaccagcatggcaaccacagcattctgcagcgattcaccatcccatctggtttacacttagtgggactatcatttatttttcaacaggacaatgacccaatacacacctccagactgtgtaagggctatttgaccaagaaggagagtgatgggattgcttcatcagatgacctggcctccacaaacacccgacctcaacccagttgagatggattgggatgagttggaccagagagtgaaggaaaagcagccaacaagtgcttagggtatgtgggaactccttcaagactgttggaaaagcattcctaataaagctggttgagagaatgccaagagtgtgctcagctgtcatcaaggcaaagggtggctactttgaagaatttcaaatataaagtatattttgatttgttgaacaattttttagttactacatgattccataggtgttatttcatagttttgatgtcttcactattattctacaatgtagaaaatactaaaaataaagaaaaatccttgaatgagtaggtgtgtccaaacttttgactggtactgtaagtattcagaccctttgccatgagactcaaaattgagctccggtgcatcctgttgccattgatcatcctttagatttttctacaacttggagtccacctgtggtaaattcaattgaatggacatgatttggaaaggcatacacttGTTTATATAAGggcctacagttgacagtgcatgtcagagcaaaaaccaagccatgaggccgaaggaattgcccgtagagctcagagacaggatagtgtcgtggcacagatctgggaaagggtaccaaacatttttgcagcattgaagatccccaagaacacagcggcctccatcattcctaaatgaaagaaatttggaaccacaaagtctctgcatagaagaatgggagaaactccccaaatacaggtgtgccgagtttgtagagtcatacccaagaagactcaatgctgtaaatcgctgccaaaggtgcttcaataaagtatatttcagttgtttttttaaataaattagcaaaccggtttttgctttgttattatggggtactgtttgatgagggggaaaaaaaacaatgtaatacattttagaataaggctataatgtaacaaaatgtgaaacaagtcaagggatctgaatactttcctgaagGCACTCTGACATCTGAAATTTAAAATCAAACGGATGCTACATTTACTGTGGTGATAAAGTTGAATGAATAGCCTATAATGTGTCGTCATCTTTCTACAACACTACATGAAAGGTAATATCTCTGGAAAGGTTACTAcaacattacatttttattttttacatgatTTTAACTAATGATTAATGGGTTCAAAGTTATAACTGAAGATAAAGGTTAGTAAAGTACATTATTGTACATCGCTTGACATTAAGGATAAAACAATTGATATTTACAATTTAATAAGAGTTTTTTTTCCACCAGAAACAACAGCAGTTGTAAATTCAAGGAGGTGGCTGACCTGATCATTCCTTACATAATGTTGATTTAGAAAACCAACGTGGCAAGGGTGGTTTTGTGGTTCTTTTATTTTCCCCATTCTTACATGTCTGGAAGGTGATGAATATGGAATGTTCAAAATAAACAGTTCCTCATATCACTCCATCCATATAATAATGCACTGCTGCCTCCCTCCAATTTGGTTTTGCCTCGTTCAACCTGGGGATGAACACTTTGACTGACTGGAAATAAGAAACATACATGGAATCTTTATTGTGACGGAAAATAAATTAATGGTAAATGCTTCAATTGACGATAAACGACACAAAAAGGTATAGGTCAGAACGGACAGATAAACGCTGTTGTCAAATTCTGGAGGAATTAAACCACTGGTTCAACATCAGCTGACCCATGACTGACTAGAGCACAGCTAACTCACCACAGTTAAATATGAAGCCAAAATTAGATGAGACAAATAAGGCTGTTTcgttaaaaaaaagaaaactaTTAAAATTCTTAATCTAATGGCAAACAAATAAACGTAAGGTATTTAAAGCTTTACATACAAGCTGGCCAGCGACATCCAAAAGTTAAACTGCAATTGTTCCCTCTCAATGAAAGCAAGATATCAACCAATTTCTCTATCCATTCTTACATCAGACATGCAAGCATTAAATTATCCTTTGTTCATGGAGAATTGTCTTCGACAGTATGTTGCTTGCCATTCCAGATTAGGCGAGTCTAGATGTGGTTAGGCAGAGGTCTAAGCATGGAGCAGTTTGATTGGCCATCCGCTAGTGGGCAGAGCTTTGGCAAGGCATAGTTGGCGGGACATTGAATCCACACACCTCTGGCCTTTTTGCAAGTAGGGATTTGGGGAATGGGACGGGAACGGGCGGGTTTTGCTGTACACAAAAACGAGCCGCTGTCGTGGCAATGCAAGGGTGGGAGGGCGAGGTCTCTCACATGGACTCAAACTCGTCGATGCGCTGCTTGGTGTTTCCCTGGCGGATCTGACGCAGGGTCTTGTACTTGTCCCTCCCAGCCTTCACGTTCTCCGCATGTAGCATGTCATTCTGGGTCTTCTTGGTGTCATCCCTCGCCTGGGCCAACTCTGAACTCAGAgcctgacagagggggagaggggaagagagagaacacttcATTTTGATAGTTGCAGACAGGGTCTAAATGTTTTGAACTAATCTGCAAACTGTTGATCCATTAACCCAAACACTAggcctaaccataaccctacatGTTTTTGCAGTTGTGAGTTGGAGCTTCTAGGGGTCTATCCATCCTAATGGCATATGCACACtcctggattgcatcctacctggcaggtcACTACTACCAGGTGACTTTGAGAGGACCTGTGTCTGCATCACGTGCTCTCATTACTTGTGTCCACGTGGGCTCGGTTCTAGGTGCTCA
This sequence is a window from Oncorhynchus gorbuscha isolate QuinsamMale2020 ecotype Even-year linkage group LG01, OgorEven_v1.0, whole genome shotgun sequence. Protein-coding genes within it:
- the LOC124048757 gene encoding probable ribonuclease ZC3H12C, which codes for MDVILETVRGNCFYNFVQYVSFFIGTTKKLKFETFCGQSIEDNCQRRRGIFKADHRHGYLDHRHSDYEGTPVRVQVWGHEWISAVVTLKPKESMLMVDVCGLLLFLLLAAVVFMVFAIDLALLSHSLELVEACMRPNRRLMVILTNASVPGLVRQQPISSSDSGVVQGHLRSEVRGQRLDPALTQEFWRGEEAPVGGTHSSVSSSIISSSSSSNSSEESAASDSEDERGIHHGTGSGAETPHPHPCHPAGLGLPKSPPPRDPKLPTDPLTEYRSKMEFALKLGYSEELVLLVLRKLGPDALINDILGELVKLGTRTETEEEGESAASQSSSSSLSSPSLDSSRLDCSSQLLLDDKENIRPVVVDGSNVAMSHGNKEVFSCHGIQLAVDWFLERGHRDITVFVPAWRKEQSRPDALITDQEILRRLEKDKILVFTPSRRVQGRRVVCYDDRFIVKLAYESDGIIVSNDNYRDLANEKTEWKKFIDERLLMYSFVNDKFMPPDDPLGRHGPSLENFLRKRPVIPEHRKQPCPYGKKCTYGHKCKFYHPERGSQPQRSVADELRASAKNSSSSSTSSSKSLGSAPLVKSHSMSSSSSADRLPEPHRAAPKRRSDPGLCTPPYNDLLEERLGRRTKSEAHRGSSSSSSSSCSNSLVVPASGGPPSSQGFSLQDWRDHNAGRNGSCRAPGLLELGHSESYPTCESPKLGYNSLMRAYSSLNLVVPLIPERLFPTDLRTGLLASDCSSEGSMSSDSFSPDPLLEDGLKCHHPHHHHCSSRYPHHTNHPPPGLTLHPHGGSHHSYPLYQSMGRTQVFSLEDHPSSLHHFKAHLTYLPPHLKHPTVGSSSGCSEDYPPQPPPQTSSPHCYSHSSTLGHNLGGSTWQDNNSLQNSRLYEHSPVRPRRTYPGMGQEQRLASWDSHYQQLLQPCYEAFNFQSQPEGHEQPWHSSWPRGTHSPHPQPPSSSHPPPHPSMDPQHQGGRCQDVRDKVFVNLCNIFPPELVKVVMERNPHVMDAQQLAAAILAEKSQARY